The following proteins come from a genomic window of Leptospira bandrabouensis:
- a CDS encoding SDR family NAD(P)-dependent oxidoreductase, giving the protein MKLSSKKIVLSSGSSPLGKELLPMLLAEGALVVVGDSNPEEIPNHPNLQKYKIDPSKPDQMERLIESAIETLDKIDVFILNSEQISYAEDENDDWNKLKSLFHSNTLAPIRTVQRLTNLISVGLHIIVVSSDLTKGPTPGFGLYGSSKSALDYFWDSFRKQVGREFRFSRVIALEPKQSDPKRLAKSVLSSVVRPKKKRYEHFFQWGNRFFFKFFPFLDFFRSLAYSFRLKQEKKKKISSNELNPSTEN; this is encoded by the coding sequence ATGAAGTTATCATCCAAAAAGATTGTTCTTAGTTCAGGTTCTTCCCCTTTAGGAAAGGAACTTTTACCAATGTTACTTGCAGAAGGTGCACTCGTTGTAGTGGGTGATTCCAATCCAGAAGAGATTCCTAACCATCCCAATCTTCAAAAATACAAAATTGATCCATCCAAACCTGATCAAATGGAAAGGCTGATAGAGTCTGCTATTGAAACCTTAGACAAAATTGATGTATTCATTCTAAACTCAGAACAGATTTCTTATGCGGAAGATGAGAACGATGATTGGAATAAACTAAAATCATTATTCCACTCTAACACTCTTGCACCTATTCGGACGGTTCAACGTTTGACAAATTTGATTTCAGTGGGTCTTCATATTATCGTTGTTAGTTCAGATTTAACAAAAGGTCCCACACCTGGATTTGGATTATATGGATCTTCAAAATCTGCTTTGGATTATTTTTGGGATTCTTTTCGTAAACAGGTGGGCAGAGAGTTTCGATTTTCAAGAGTCATTGCTCTCGAACCAAAACAATCGGATCCAAAGCGGTTGGCAAAATCTGTTTTATCTTCCGTGGTTCGCCCAAAAAAAAAGAGATATGAACATTTCTTCCAATGGGGAAATCGGTTTTTTTTCAAATTTTTCCCGTTTTTAGATTTTTTTCGAAGTTTGGCTTATAGTTTTCGCCTGAAACAGGAGAAAAAGAAAAAAATTTCTTCGAATGAATTGAATCCTTCTACTGAAAACTAA